The following proteins are co-located in the Microbulbifer sp. VAAF005 genome:
- a CDS encoding GNAT family protein, producing the protein MTKKPIVVNSDIKLDPLLDSDTEIIFTLIENNRPLLEKYLYWAKLVIDIPTTKKYINDRIFSNSFGAFWYKIHYSDKVVGIFGIKEIDLKKQNAEIGYWLCKSCHGNGIVTRIINKISSYLKDLHDIQTLKIHCLSENRASIAVAERVGGVHSETIPNYYSIDGIFQDLKIYTVPT; encoded by the coding sequence ATGACTAAGAAGCCTATAGTAGTAAACAGTGATATCAAACTCGATCCACTCTTGGATAGTGACACAGAAATCATCTTTACCTTAATTGAAAATAACAGACCACTGCTAGAGAAATATCTCTATTGGGCAAAGCTCGTTATCGACATCCCAACCACAAAAAAATATATTAACGACAGAATATTCAGCAATAGCTTCGGAGCATTCTGGTACAAGATCCACTATTCAGACAAGGTAGTCGGAATCTTTGGTATCAAGGAAATTGACCTTAAAAAACAAAATGCAGAAATAGGATATTGGTTATGTAAAAGCTGCCATGGCAATGGAATCGTGACTCGAATCATAAATAAAATATCTAGCTACTTGAAAGATCTGCACGATATTCAAACGTTGAAAATTCACTGCTTATCTGAAAACAGGGCCAGCATAGCCGTAGCAGAACGCGTAGGTGGAGTGCATAGTGAAACTATTCCAAATTATTATTCGATTGATGGAATATTTCAGGACTTAAAAATCTACACAGTTCCTACCTGA
- the dtd gene encoding D-aminoacyl-tRNA deacylase yields MKGLIQRVSHAQVNVAGEAVGAIDKGILLLLGIEAQDTTDSADKLLHKVLNYRIFPDDKGRMNLNLQKAGGGLLIVSQFTLVAETDRGLRPSFSRGASPEYAEELYNYFVKSSKAQFTPVATGIFAADMRVSLVNDGPVTFMLET; encoded by the coding sequence ATGAAAGGATTGATCCAAAGGGTAAGCCATGCCCAGGTTAATGTAGCGGGAGAGGCCGTTGGGGCCATAGATAAAGGTATCCTCCTGCTGCTAGGTATCGAAGCCCAGGACACTACTGATAGTGCAGATAAGCTGCTGCACAAAGTCCTGAATTACCGTATTTTTCCCGATGATAAAGGGCGTATGAATCTCAACCTCCAAAAGGCGGGAGGTGGGCTCCTGATTGTCAGTCAGTTCACACTAGTTGCCGAAACTGATAGAGGTTTACGCCCGAGCTTTAGTCGCGGCGCATCACCAGAATACGCGGAGGAGCTCTACAACTATTTCGTTAAAAGTTCCAAAGCCCAATTTACGCCAGTGGCCACTGGAATATTTGCAGCGGATATGCGGGTTTCACTAGTCAATGACGGCCCGGTAACTTTTATGCTGGAAACCTAG
- a CDS encoding YncE family protein codes for MRVLLLISMSLVLLAAGLLRAQTLVVGNKYEGTVSFIDLASGQEVKKPETGGSPHELIVSPDKSKVVVVSYLEDGYVGEELNVFDIASGKRLKRIDISPHKGPHGIAWLGDSNNVIVTTEETSDVIKVDVAEGKVLGVARTDQVGSHMLALSPDLKTAYVTSRGSDTFSVIDTETMELKSTIPAGDGPEAVWVSPDNSELWIGNNQSENIFIFDTETLKQKETIDVGFLPIRIRFHPDGEVVAVADLNGNRILVYDAKTRKQLHEIDVGSAGARQPASLFFSPDGKFLFAGSQRDGKVVEIDTATWKVKRIFNAGQGSDGIEWSPVNIQK; via the coding sequence ATGAGAGTTCTACTTTTAATTTCCATGTCATTAGTACTTTTAGCTGCTGGATTGCTAAGGGCGCAGACGTTGGTAGTAGGAAATAAATATGAGGGCACGGTGAGTTTTATTGACCTGGCTTCCGGCCAAGAGGTTAAGAAACCGGAAACTGGAGGTTCGCCCCATGAATTAATAGTGTCGCCGGATAAATCTAAAGTTGTGGTAGTTTCTTACCTTGAAGATGGCTACGTGGGAGAAGAGCTGAATGTATTCGATATCGCGAGCGGTAAGCGCCTGAAAAGAATTGATATCAGTCCACACAAAGGCCCTCACGGTATCGCTTGGCTGGGCGATAGCAATAATGTGATTGTTACGACAGAAGAAACCAGCGACGTGATAAAGGTGGATGTGGCTGAAGGAAAAGTATTGGGCGTTGCCCGTACTGATCAGGTAGGTAGCCATATGCTTGCACTATCACCTGATCTGAAGACCGCCTACGTTACTAGCCGGGGGTCGGATACGTTCAGTGTAATTGATACAGAGACTATGGAGTTGAAATCTACAATACCGGCAGGAGACGGGCCGGAGGCGGTGTGGGTAAGCCCCGATAATAGCGAGCTATGGATAGGAAATAATCAGTCAGAAAATATCTTTATTTTTGATACTGAGACGTTAAAGCAAAAAGAAACGATAGATGTTGGTTTTCTGCCTATCCGAATTAGGTTTCACCCTGATGGCGAAGTGGTAGCTGTAGCAGACTTAAATGGTAATCGTATACTCGTGTATGACGCCAAGACCCGTAAACAGTTACATGAGATTGATGTCGGCAGCGCAGGGGCCAGACAGCCAGCATCGCTATTTTTCTCTCCGGACGGAAAGTTTTTATTTGCCGGTTCTCAGAGAGACGGAAAAGTTGTTGAAATAGATACCGCAACTTGGAAAGTTAAGCGTATATTTAATGCGGGACAAGGGTCAGATGGTATTGAGTGGAGCCCAGTAAATATTCAGAAATAA